From Triticum urartu cultivar G1812 chromosome 2, Tu2.1, whole genome shotgun sequence, a single genomic window includes:
- the LOC125535199 gene encoding transcription factor bHLH81-like has translation MAERRSSVRRHIGGERNLLSSNQVKRDCWFKGNPYFNMISSNSTKSGTTRVLSWCGATRGSRTLCHTEMGTAMPAPVLSADVSESITVDSGSNDLSRSFSMSSSDDTNSNIMFTPGSKMAKVLIDSNGGMVTSLSKIESQFGMSTTSLDMPDMDDYQQLQQDFIACTVRTKHSCTTHPRSIAERVS, from the exons ATGGCAGAAAGGAGGTCAAGCGTGAGACGTCACATAGGAGGGGAAAGGAATTTACTCTCTTCTAATCAGGTGAAGAGAGACTGCTGGTTTAAAGGGAATCCATACTTTAACATGATTTCTTCCAATTCAACAAAGTCAGGTACTACTCGTGTCCTTTCATG GTGTGGAGCTACTCGAGGCAGCAGGACATTATGCCACACAGAGATGGGGACGGCCATGCCCGCGCCGGTGCTGTCGGCCGACGTCAGTGAGAGCATCACCGTCGACAGCGGCTCCAACGACCTCTCCAGGAGCTTCTCCATGAGCTCCTCGGACGACACCAACTCCAACATCATGTTCACACCCGGAAGCAAGATGGCCAAGGTGCTCATCGACAGCAACGGCGGCATGGTCACCAGCCTCAGCAAAATCGAATCCCAA TTTGGCATGTCGACCACGTCTTTGGACATGCCTGACATGGACGACTATCAGCAGCTGCAGCAGGACTTCATCGCCTGCACAGTCCGCACCAAGCATAGCTGCACCA